CACGTAATATTTGCTGGTTCGGCAATGACGCTTAATACAGGAAAAAACAGTATGACAGATGTAACTGTAAAATTGCTAGCTGCTAAAATTCATACTCCAGTTGATAGATTAGTACAGCAATTTGCTGATGCTGGTATTCAAAAATCTGAAAATGATGCGGTATCTCAGCAAGAAAAAGAGACCTTACTGTCCCACTTAAATCGTGAACATGGTCAAGCTATTGATTCAGGAAAATTAACTTTGCAACGTAAAATACGTAGTACCTTAAACATTTCAGGAACTGGAGGTAAAAGTAAAGCAGTTCAAATTGAAGTTCGCAAAAAACGTACATATATAAAAGGACATGATAAAGAGTCTGAACAAACTCAAATTCATTCTAAAATAGAAAGTGAAGCTAAACCTCAAATAGAAGAGCTAGTAAATCGTAATATCATTAAACAACAAATACATCTCGAAGTTGAACAGAAAAAACAACACAAATCTGAAGTGCAAGCCAAGAATGAAATAGCTAGAAATGCGAAGCGTAAAACAACTGAAGATGAAAAAGTAAATCAACCTACCGATCAAATAATTAGAGTTATGCGGTTTGATAAGGCTCGTCGTGAAGCTAAAGCTGCAGAATTAAAGCATAAAGCAGAAGAAGGAGTACGACGTAAGCTAGAAGAAAATGCACGCCGTATTGCCGAAGAAGCTCGCCGTTTAGCTGCAGAGCAATCAGCTGAATGGGAAAAACCAGATGAAGAAGATAAAGAAGATTATCACACTACAACATCTAGTCATGCACGTCAAGCAGAAGATGAAAATGATCGTGAAGTAGAAAATAGTCGTAATCGTACTCGTAATATTAAAGCAGTTCGCCCAACTAAGAAAAGTAATAAACATTCAGAAGCTAAAACAGATCGTGAAGAAGCACGTGCAGCAGTTCGTGGTGGCAAAAGTAATAAAAATCGTAAATTAAGTTCATTACAACAAGTATTTAATAAGCCTGTCCAAGTAGTGAATAGAAATGTTGTGATTAGTGAAACTATTACTGTAGCTGAATTAGCTAATAAAATGGCTGTAAAAGGTTCTTTGGTTATTAAAGCTATGATGAAGATGGGAGCGATGGTTACTATTAATCAAGTTATTGATCAAGAGACGGCTCAATTAGTTGCAGAAGATATGGGACATAAAGTTATCTTAAAACGAGAAAACGAGTTAGAAGAATCCGTCATGGGAGATCGTGATATAAATTCCATTTTAGAAGCTAGAGCACCAGTAGTAACAATCATGGGACATGTTGATCATGGAAAAACATCCTTGTTAGATCATATTAGATCAACTAAAGTAGCTTCTGGTGAAGCTGGTGGTATTACTCAACATATTGGAGCATATCACGTTGAAACAGAAAATGGTATGATTACATTTTTAGATACTCCAGGACATGCTGCATTTACTGCAATGCGTGCTCGTGGGGCTCAAGCAACGGATATAGTAGTTTTAGTAGTAGCTGCTGATGATGGAGTAATGCCTCAAACTATAGAGGCTATTCAACATGCTAAAGCAGCTGGTGTACCAGTTGTAGTTGCGATCAATAAAATAGACAAACCAGAAGCTAATCCAGATAAATTAAAAAAAGAATTAACTCAATATGGTATTATATCAGAAGAATGGGGTGGTGATAATATATTTGTTAAAGTTTCAGCAAAAGATGGAACTGGTATTGATGATTTATTAAATGCTATTTTATTACAAGCAGAAATTTTAGAATTAACTGCAATTCGTGAAGGTATGGCCAGCGGTATGGTTATAGAATCATTTCTTGATAAAGGACGTGGTCCTGTTGCAACTATATTAGTACGTGAAGGTACATTACATAAAGGTGATATTGTCCTATGTGGTTTAGAATATGGGCGCGTACGTGCTATGCGTGATGAATTTGGTCGAGAAGTTATACAGGCAGGTCCATCTATTCCAGTGGAAATACTTGGTTTATCTGGAGTACCGGCGGCTGGTGATAAAGTTACAGTTGTAAGAGACGAAAAAAAAGCTCGTGAAGTAGGATTATATCGTCAAGGAAAATTTCGTGAAGTTAAGCTCGCACGTCAACAAAAATTAAATTTAGAAAACATGTTTGCTAATATAAATGAAGAAGATGAAATATCAGAGTTAAATATTGTTCTAAAAGCTGATGTACAAGGTTCTGTTGAAGCAATTACTGATTCTTTATTAAAACTTTCTACTAATAAAGTAAAATTAAAAATCGTTGGTTCTGGTGTAGGAGGTATTACTGAAACTGATGCGAGCTTAGCTGCAGCTTCTAATGCTATTATTTTAGGTTTTAATGTACGTGCTGATTATTCTGCACGTCGTTTAATTGAATTCGAAAATTTAGATCTACGTTATTATTCTGTTATTTATCATTTAATTGATGAAGTTAAATTAGCGATTAGTGGAATGTTACTTCCAGAGTATAAACAACAGGTTATTGGTTTAGCAGAAGTACGTAATGTATTTAAATCACCAAAATTTGGTGCTATTGCTGGTTGTATGGTTACAGAAGGTAATATTAAACGAAATAATCCTATTCGTGTACTCCGTGATAATGTAGTGATTTATGAAGGAGAATTAGAATCACTTCGTCGCTTTAAAGATGACGTTAATGAAGTACGTAACGGAATAGAATGTGGCATTGGTGTAAAAAACTATAATGATGTTCATATTGGTGATATAATTGAAGTATTTGAAATAACTAAAGTTAAACATACAGTTAATAAATAATAAATTATTATAAAGTAATTAGGGAGTATAATCTCCCTAATTACTTAAAGATTATATTGTTTGGGGATTATGATGGATCAAGAGTTTTCTCGCTCTCAGCGCGTTGCGCAGGAGTTGCAAAAAAAAATCTCTATTATTTTACAACGAGAAATAAAAGATCCACGTTTAAAGATGATGACAGTTTCTGGAGTAAAAGTTTCACGTGATTTAGCTTATGCTAAAATTTTTGTTACTTTTTTTCATGATAAAGATAATAAAGAATTAGTAATCAATAGTTTAAAAGTATTAAAACAAGCATCTAGTTATATTCGTATATTAATTGGTAAAATGATGTGTTTACGTATTGTTCCAGAATTGAGTTTCTTTCATGATAATTCATTTATTGAAGGCATGAAAATATCAAATTTAATATCTAGTCTTAATAAGAATAACAAAATTAAATTTAATGATAATCATCATGATGAGGTTTTCAAAAAAATACTAAAAAGGTGTGATGATGAGTAATGCTTATTCTAGTCGCGATATACATGGTGTATTACTTTTAGATAAGAATAAAGGTATATCATCTAATTCGATATTACAAAAAGTAAAACACTTGTTTCATGCGAATAAGGCTGGACATACTGGTTCGTTAGATCCTTTAGCGACTGGTATGCTACCTATTTGTTTTGGAGAAGCTACTAAGTTTTCACAGTATTTACTCAATTCTGATAAGCGATACCGGGTTATTGCTTATCTAGGGCAACGTACTAATACTTCTGATTCTGATGGGAAAATTATACAAATACGCCCTTTAAATTTTAATCAATATGAATTAAATCATGCATTAAATAGTTTTCTTGGTAAGACATTACAGGTTCCTTCAATGTTTTCTGCTCTTAAATATCAAGGTCGTCCATTATATGAGTATGCAAGGCAAAATATTGAAATAAAACGCATAGCACGTCCTATTTTAATTTATGATTTACTATTAATTCGTTGGGAAGATCACGAGATCGAATTAGAAGTTTACTGTTCTAAAGGTACTTACATTAGAACTATAATTGATGATCTTGGTGAAAAGTTAAAATGTGGTGCACACGTTATTATGCTCCGTCGTTTAGGAGTATCAGAGTATTCAGCAAATGAAATGATTACATTAGAGTATTTAGAAAATTTAATTAAACAAGCTAATATGCAAGGAATTTCATATTTAAAATTATTAGATAATTTATTGCTACCAGTTGATAGTCCTATTGCCCATTTTCCAGAAGTTAATTTAGATTTACATAGTCTTAATGTAATTTATTTTAAAAATGGACATAAAGTTCAAATATCAAAATTTAAATTAGAAGATAAGGGTTTATTAGTACGTGTTACAGAAGGTAAAATACGAAAATTTATCGGTATTGGTCAAATAGACGAGCATGGAAATATTGTACCTAAGCGTTTAATTGTTAATCTTCCTTTACAATAAAATATAAAAAGTATTAATTTAAAACAATTACTCATTTGCGTTAATTTTTAATTTTGCGTTAATTTTTAATAAAGAGTACAATATTATAAAACTAAGATGTTGAAAGATTAGCACTAAAAGAGTACAATATTACAAAACTAGCCTGTTGAAAGATTAGCACTAAATGTTATAGTAATATTATTGGAGTTTATTAATGGCTTTAAGTATAAAAGATAAAGCAGAAATAGTTATTAAACATGGTAATAGTTCTAATAATAGTGGCTCAACTGAAGTTCAAATTGCTTTGTTAACTGCTAAAATTAATCTACTACAATGTCATTTTGCTAAGCATAAAAAAGATCACCATAGTCGACGTGGTCTGTTACGTATTGTATCTCATCGTCGTAAATTATTGAATTATTTAAAATATAAAAATATTAATCAATATATTAATTTAATTGAAGAGCTAGGATTACGTCGTTAAATAAATAAAAGTTAATAACTATATAAAAATATTTTAAGTAAATATTTAAATAGTTTTTTTCATAAAAATTTAGTTCAATAAGCCTTTAAGGTTTTTTAAATTTAATAAATCGTCAGCAGTTTTATTCTGGCAATACTCTTTGCTAATAAAATTCTCGTGGTAAAAAGAAACTTTGCTGCTAGGATGCTTAAAGATTATCCTTAATATTTTGAGGATAAAATAAAAAATTATTAATGGCAAGCTAAAATCCTTTTTACCTTTAAATTTAAGGATTCAAATTTTGCTGAACCCGATCGTACATAAATTTCAATATGGTCAGCATACCATCGCGCTGGAAACTAGCATAATGGCACGCCAGGCCACTGCTGCTGTAATGGTCAGTATGGACGACACAGCAGTTTTCGTGACCGTTGTTGGTCAGAAAAAAGCAAAAATAGGTCAGGATTTTTTTCCACTCACAGTAAATTATCAGGAACGTACTTATGCCGTTGGTCGTATTCCTGGTAGTTTTTTTCGTCGTGAAGGCCGTCCAAGTGAAGGAGAAATATTAAATGCACGTTTAATTGACCGACCAGTTCGCCCGTTATTTCCTAAAGGATTTGTAAATGAAGTACAGGTGATTGCTACTGTAGTATCTGTAAATCCTCAAGTTAATCCAGATATTGTAGCAATGATTGGAGCGTCTACTGCATTGTCATTGTCAGGTATTCCATTTAACGGTCCTATTGGTGCCGCTCGTATAGGTTATATTAATGATCAATATGTGTTAAACCCAACTGCTGATGAAATTAAACAATCTCGTTTAGATTTAATCGTATCTGGTACAGAAAATGCAATATTGATGGTTGAATCTGAAGCTAATGTCCTTACAGAAGATCAAATGTTAGGTGCAATAGTATTTGGTCATGCTCAACAACAGATTGTCATTGAAAATATCAATCATTTTGTTGCTAATGCAGGTAAACCACGTTGGGATTGGCAACCTAAACTTGCTAATAATATTTTAATGGAACGTATTATTGATTTAGGTGAAAATCGAATTAATGATGCTTATCTTATTGTTAATAAACAAGATCGCTGTACACAAGTTAACCTTATTAAAGATGAGATTATTACAGATCTTTTAACAAAAGATGAAACATTAAATGAATTAGAAATTATTGATATCTTATATAATTTAGAACGTAATATAGTTCGTAGTCGTATTTTAAGTGGCAAGCCACGTATTGATGGTCGTGAAAAAGATATGATTAGAGCTCTTGATGTTCGGACGGGAGTACTTCCGAGAACTCATGGTTCTGCTTTGTTTACTCGAGGTGAAACACAGGCTTTAGTTACAGCTACATTAGGTACTTCACGTGACGCGCAAAATTTAGATGAGATCATGGGAGAATGTACCGATAATTTTCTTTTTCACTATAATTTCCCTCCTTATTCAGTTGGTGAAACTGGTACGATTGGTCCTCCAAAACGTCGTGAAATAGGTCATGGTAGATTGGCTAAGCGCGGATTACTAGCAGTAATGCCTAATCAAGAAATTTTTCCTTATACAGTAAGAGTTGTATCTGAAATTACTGAATCTAATGGCTCTTCTTCTATGGCTTCTTTATGTGGTGCATCTTTAGCTCTCATGGATGCTGGAGTACCAATAAAGGCTGCTGTAGCTGGTATAGCGATGGGTTTGATAAAACAAGATGAAAAATTCATAGTACTATCTGATATTATTGGAGATGAAGATAAATTTGGAGATATGGATTTTAAAGTAGCCGGTAGCCGTGAAGGTATTACAGCTTTACAAATGGACATAAAAATTGAAGGTATAACTAGAGAAATTATGCAATTAGCTCTTAATCAAGCTAAAAGTGCACGTATGCATCTTTTAAATGTTATGGAACAAGCTATTAGTATTCCACGTCAAGAAATATCTGAGTTTGCACCACGTATTTATACAATAAAAATCAGTTCTGATAAAATTAAAGATGTTATAGGTAAAGGTGGATCTGTTATTCGTTCATTAGGTGAAAAAACAGGTACTACTATTGAAATTGAAGATGATGGTACAATAAAAATTGCAGCTATTGATGATATAAAGGCAAAAGAAACTATCCGTCGTATTGAAGAAATTACAGCTGAATTAGAAATAGGTCGGATTTATAGTGGTAAGGTTATACGTATTGTTGATTTTGGAGCTTTTATTGCTATTAATAATACTAATAAAGAAGGTTTAGTTCATATTTCACAAATAGCTGACAAACGTGTAGATAAAGTAAGTGACTATTTAAAAGTAGGGCAAGAAATTTCAGTTAAAGTGATGGAAGTTGATCGACATGGACGAGTGCGTTTAAGTATCAAAGAAGCTACAGAACAACAATCATTAGAAGAATCTAAATTATTAGATAATGAATCATCTAATATATAGTGATTAATTAATTTATGTTAAATTAGTTTTAATTTAAGTTATTCTTAATTTTTTTAAAATACTCAGAATAATATATTATTTCTTAATTATAAAAATTATTTTTTATTTAAGGTAAAGCTATTATATGAATATAAATTATTGTATAATATAATTATACAATAATTTATAAAAATTGATTTTATATTTAAAGTATTTAGATAATAATCTTTATTATATATTATAATCATTTTTGTAAATATGTATATGATCACAATATCAAGTTAGTAATTTTATAAATATTTTATAAACAAGTATTTTAGATTTTAAATTTACATGTACTTTTATTTTAAAGATAAAATAATAATTTTATAGGCTAATAAAATAATGTATAAAATTTAAATATGTATATTGACAATAAAATGTATAAAATTTAAATATGTATATTGACAATAAATTGACAATAAAAAGGAATAATAGATTTTTAATCTTACTTAGCGTAATACAGTAAAGAATATAAACTTAGGAGTTTAAAAAAAGATTAAAACCAATAATGTTGCTATATGTTTTTAAATAAAATTATTTTTAAAACTTTTTTAGAGGTAATACTATTTAAATTTAGATCTGGAAGTGATTAGCACAAAATTATTAAAAAGCTTATTTTTGTGTATATAGATGGCTAGTATAACAATGATTAAGTCAGCTTATAAGATAATGATTAGAATCTGACTAGTCCAGTGTATAGTTGAAAATCTTTAATTGTTAATTTGCTCGTCAAATCATTTCCCCTCCAACAGATTTAGTTCTTTAGTTAAATATATAATTTTAGCCAGTTAAAAATATAATAAAAATAACTATCAATCTTTTGGTTAGTTATATGTAGGCTGGTTATAGTAATCTAAGAGGCAGTTGCATTACATGATTGATACTCAAAACAACTTTTCTGATTTAGGTCTTAATAAATCAATTTTATGTGCTTTAAATGAGATGGGATATAAAAAACCTTCACCTATTCAAGCTGAATGTATTCCTTATTTAATGGCTGGACGAGATGTATTAGCTATGGCACAAACTGGTAGTGGTAAAACAGCTGCATTTTCGTTGCCATTATTAAATAATATTAATCCATCCTTAAAAGAACCTCAAATTTTAGTATTAGCACCAACTCGTGAACTAGCAGTACAAGTAGCAGAAGCTTTTAATGAATTTTCTAAACATATGTTAGGCGTAACCGCATTAGCTTTATATGGTGGTCAACGTTACGATGTACAATTGCGTGGATTACGTCAAGGTCCCCAAATTGTAGTAGGTACCCCAGGTCGTTTACTTGATCATTTAAAACGCGGTACACTTAATTTATCTTCTTTACGTGGTTTAGTATTAGATGAAGCTGATGAGATGTTACGTGTTAGTTTTATTGAAGATGTTGAAACAATAATGGCACAAATTCCAGCAGGTCATCAAACTGCATTGTTTTCTGCTACTATGCCAGATATGATACGTCGTATTAGTAAACGTTTTATGAAAGATCCTCAAGAAGTACGTATCCAGTCTAGTGTCACTACACGTCCAGATATATCACAATCTTACTGGACTGCTTATGGTCGTAAAATTGATGCATTAGTACGTTTTTTAGAAGTGGAAGATTTTGATGCAGCTATTATTTTCGTACGTACTCAAAACGCAACATTAGAAGTAGCAGAAGCATTAGAACATAATGGATATAATAGTGCTGCATTAAATGGTGATATGAATCAAACTATGAGAGAGCAAACATTAGAACGATTAAAAGATGGTCGGCTTGATGTTTTAATTGCGACTGATGTTGCAGCACGTGGTTTAGACGTAGAACGTATTAGCCTGGTTGTTAACTATGATATTCCAATGGATGCAGAATCTTATGTCCACCGTATAGGTCGTACTGGTCGTGCTGGTCGTTCTGGTCGAGCTCTATTATTTGTCGAGAATCGTGAACGTCGTTTATTACGGAATATTGAACGTACTATAAAAGCAAGTATTCCAGAAGTAGAACTACCAAGCATAGAACTTTTAACTGAACGGCGTTTAGCAAATTTTGCAGATAAAGTACAAAAGCAAGTAACTAGTAAGGATCTTGAATCCTACCGTACTTTATTAAACAAAATACAATTAAAAGAAAATTTAGACATAGAAACTTTAGCAACTGTTCTATTAAAAATGGCACAGGGAGTAAGACCACTTATTTTATCACCAGATTCACCGCGTTTACAATATTGTTTCCGTAGCCGTGATAATCGTCGTTCTTTAAACAATTCTATTAACTATTCACGTGATAATAGAACTGGAGAGCAGCAGCGTATACGGCGTGAACGGCGTGAACGGCGTGATATTGGTGAAATGCAATTATATAGGATCGAAGTAGGTCATAATGACGGTGTAGAAGTACGTCATATTGTAGGGGCTATTGCAAATGAAGGTGATATAAGCAGTCGTTATATTGGTAATATTAAATTATTTAGCTCACATTCTACGATAGAACTTCCAAAAGGCATGCCTGGTAAAATTCTTCAACACTTTACCCGAACACGTATTCTTAATAAGCCAATGAATATGCAGCTGTTAGGTGATGCTGCTCCTGATAATAATAATTCTCATAGTAGTAATAGTCGCGATTTTTCTAGTACACGTCGTAGTAATCGAGAAGGTAATAATCGTCGTTTTTCAGAAAGACGTGAAATTAATCGTAGTGTGCAAGGACAAGAAACTGTATCATCATCTGCAACACGTCGTCGTGATATCTAACACTAAAGCTTAAAAAAGGTAGCTCTTAATTAGTAGATATATCAAAATTAAAATAGAATTTTATATAACTAATAATTTTATTTTTTAAGTACTTATATTATTTTAAGTACTTATTGTTATTTGCTATTGGTTAATTAAATAATTTAGATTAATCTAAGTAAATCTAAATAAAAATTTTTACATTATTAATTAAGAATAAGAATAAAACTTTTAACCGACTATAGTTAGTTTAGTAAAATAAAATGTAAATTTTGATTTTAGAAAAGATTTGTTGTTAAATTTTGAGCATTTAAGATATATTTCATTATTTAATTTTTTTTTTTTATGGATAAATGAACTATTTATTAATTAAATATTTATTTATATTTTATTCTCTATTTTTTATTTATTTTAAATATTTTTTAATAAAGGTTTTTAAATACGTGTAGCAATTGCTTCTATTTCTATACTTACATCTTTAGGAAGACGTGATACTTCTACGCAAGAACGTGCAGGAAAAATGGCATTATTTTTAATAAAAAATCGTTCATAAATAGTATTTACTATTGATAGATCATTAAGATCTATTATAAAAATTGAAGTTTTTATTATGTTTTTTACTTTTAATCCAGTAGCTTCAACAATAGCTTTTATATTTTCTAAAGACTGTGTTGTTTGTGATGATATGTCATTAGGTATGCTACCTGTATGTGGATTAATGGCAATTTGACCTGAAATAATAATTATATTTCCTAAATCAACACCTTGGACGTAAGGACCAATTGCTTGTGGAGCATTTGTAGTATTTATTACACTAATCATTATTTTCCCTATAAAATACAATTTATTATTGTTAATAACGAATAAATTATAAAAATTACATTAATAAAAAATATGTACTATATGTAATTAAGAATATTTTATTTTTACTACTGTATATTTATTTAGATAATTTGAAAATAAAATATCCGTATATATTTATAATATTAACATATTATTCAATACTAATGCTAATAGTGCTTGTCGAGTAAAAATACCATTACTAGCTTGTTGAAAATAATAAGCATAAGGAGTTTTATCTACGTCTATGTTTATTTCATTAATGCGTGGTAATGGATGTAGTATTTTCATACTATTTTTTGCTTTAAGAAGATCTGCAGCATGTAAAACAAATTGTGGTTTTATGTTATAATATTCAGAAGGAGTTAGGCGTTCTTTTTGAACTC
This genomic stretch from Pantoea sp. Aalb harbors:
- the pnp gene encoding polyribonucleotide nucleotidyltransferase, which encodes MLNPIVHKFQYGQHTIALETSIMARQATAAVMVSMDDTAVFVTVVGQKKAKIGQDFFPLTVNYQERTYAVGRIPGSFFRREGRPSEGEILNARLIDRPVRPLFPKGFVNEVQVIATVVSVNPQVNPDIVAMIGASTALSLSGIPFNGPIGAARIGYINDQYVLNPTADEIKQSRLDLIVSGTENAILMVESEANVLTEDQMLGAIVFGHAQQQIVIENINHFVANAGKPRWDWQPKLANNILMERIIDLGENRINDAYLIVNKQDRCTQVNLIKDEIITDLLTKDETLNELEIIDILYNLERNIVRSRILSGKPRIDGREKDMIRALDVRTGVLPRTHGSALFTRGETQALVTATLGTSRDAQNLDEIMGECTDNFLFHYNFPPYSVGETGTIGPPKRREIGHGRLAKRGLLAVMPNQEIFPYTVRVVSEITESNGSSSMASLCGASLALMDAGVPIKAAVAGIAMGLIKQDEKFIVLSDIIGDEDKFGDMDFKVAGSREGITALQMDIKIEGITREIMQLALNQAKSARMHLLNVMEQAISIPRQEISEFAPRIYTIKISSDKIKDVIGKGGSVIRSLGEKTGTTIEIEDDGTIKIAAIDDIKAKETIRRIEEITAELEIGRIYSGKVIRIVDFGAFIAINNTNKEGLVHISQIADKRVDKVSDYLKVGQEISVKVMEVDRHGRVRLSIKEATEQQSLEESKLLDNESSNI
- the rpsO gene encoding 30S ribosomal protein S15; the protein is MALSIKDKAEIVIKHGNSSNNSGSTEVQIALLTAKINLLQCHFAKHKKDHHSRRGLLRIVSHRRKLLNYLKYKNINQYINLIEELGLRR
- a CDS encoding Rid family detoxifying hydrolase, giving the protein MISVINTTNAPQAIGPYVQGVDLGNIIIISGQIAINPHTGSIPNDISSQTTQSLENIKAIVEATGLKVKNIIKTSIFIIDLNDLSIVNTIYERFFIKNNAIFPARSCVEVSRLPKDVSIEIEAIATRI
- a CDS encoding DEAD/DEAH family ATP-dependent RNA helicase codes for the protein MIDTQNNFSDLGLNKSILCALNEMGYKKPSPIQAECIPYLMAGRDVLAMAQTGSGKTAAFSLPLLNNINPSLKEPQILVLAPTRELAVQVAEAFNEFSKHMLGVTALALYGGQRYDVQLRGLRQGPQIVVGTPGRLLDHLKRGTLNLSSLRGLVLDEADEMLRVSFIEDVETIMAQIPAGHQTALFSATMPDMIRRISKRFMKDPQEVRIQSSVTTRPDISQSYWTAYGRKIDALVRFLEVEDFDAAIIFVRTQNATLEVAEALEHNGYNSAALNGDMNQTMREQTLERLKDGRLDVLIATDVAARGLDVERISLVVNYDIPMDAESYVHRIGRTGRAGRSGRALLFVENRERRLLRNIERTIKASIPEVELPSIELLTERRLANFADKVQKQVTSKDLESYRTLLNKIQLKENLDIETLATVLLKMAQGVRPLILSPDSPRLQYCFRSRDNRRSLNNSINYSRDNRTGEQQRIRRERRERRDIGEMQLYRIEVGHNDGVEVRHIVGAIANEGDISSRYIGNIKLFSSHSTIELPKGMPGKILQHFTRTRILNKPMNMQLLGDAAPDNNNSHSSNSRDFSSTRRSNREGNNRRFSERREINRSVQGQETVSSSATRRRDI
- the rbfA gene encoding 30S ribosome-binding factor RbfA, with product MDQEFSRSQRVAQELQKKISIILQREIKDPRLKMMTVSGVKVSRDLAYAKIFVTFFHDKDNKELVINSLKVLKQASSYIRILIGKMMCLRIVPELSFFHDNSFIEGMKISNLISSLNKNNKIKFNDNHHDEVFKKILKRCDDE
- the truB gene encoding tRNA pseudouridine(55) synthase TruB, whose amino-acid sequence is MSNAYSSRDIHGVLLLDKNKGISSNSILQKVKHLFHANKAGHTGSLDPLATGMLPICFGEATKFSQYLLNSDKRYRVIAYLGQRTNTSDSDGKIIQIRPLNFNQYELNHALNSFLGKTLQVPSMFSALKYQGRPLYEYARQNIEIKRIARPILIYDLLLIRWEDHEIELEVYCSKGTYIRTIIDDLGEKLKCGAHVIMLRRLGVSEYSANEMITLEYLENLIKQANMQGISYLKLLDNLLLPVDSPIAHFPEVNLDLHSLNVIYFKNGHKVQISKFKLEDKGLLVRVTEGKIRKFIGIGQIDEHGNIVPKRLIVNLPLQ